A genome region from Pseudomonas sp. S06B 330 includes the following:
- a CDS encoding AMP-binding protein: protein MSPELHDFQQTLRRHAERTPHTIALWDDEVKLDYATLYAEVLKRKQCLRDEHIQVIALALDNSTEAMLWDLAALFEGLVCVTLPPFFSPAQRAHCLAQSQAQRVIAQPSFDAELCAMGYAKCGEFWCRTFTGPRQMTAGTAKLTFTSGTTGTPKGVCLGAESLLRVARELDQASKPVAPEHHLALLPLAILLENLGCYAALYAGATLSVPGQKTLGIEGASGVDTQRLLHCLAARAPQSLILVPQLLQLLVGATEQHAFAPQSLRFAAVGGARVSQDLLHRAQRVGLPVYEGYGLSECASVVCLNRPGAQRLGSVGKPLPHVQVRLAEDGEVLIKGSALLGYLGEAAVADPWWPSGDLGEFDPEGFLYLKGRKKHQFVTSFGRNVNPEWVEAELTQRRHIAQAFVYGESLPHNHALLWPCRSDCSDAELADAVDQANDALPDYARVHHWSRLPHPFTAANGLLTANGRPRRDAIVAMFRAQLTESAVSEESAP, encoded by the coding sequence ATGTCGCCTGAGCTTCACGATTTCCAGCAGACCCTGCGTCGCCATGCTGAGCGCACTCCACACACGATCGCGCTTTGGGATGATGAGGTGAAGCTCGATTACGCAACCTTGTACGCCGAAGTCCTCAAGCGCAAGCAATGCCTGCGGGATGAGCACATACAGGTCATCGCCCTGGCGCTTGATAACAGCACCGAGGCAATGCTCTGGGATCTTGCGGCGCTGTTCGAAGGCCTGGTGTGCGTCACCCTACCCCCGTTCTTCAGCCCCGCACAACGTGCCCACTGCCTGGCGCAGAGCCAGGCGCAAAGGGTCATTGCACAACCGTCGTTTGATGCTGAGCTGTGTGCTATGGGCTATGCAAAATGCGGCGAATTCTGGTGTCGCACATTTACCGGTCCCCGCCAGATGACTGCGGGTACGGCCAAACTGACCTTTACCTCCGGCACCACTGGCACCCCCAAGGGGGTGTGCCTTGGCGCCGAGAGCCTGTTGCGCGTAGCGCGAGAGCTGGATCAAGCCAGCAAACCCGTCGCCCCTGAGCATCACTTGGCGCTGTTGCCGTTGGCGATCCTACTGGAGAACCTGGGTTGCTACGCGGCGCTGTATGCCGGCGCCACACTGAGCGTACCTGGCCAGAAAACCCTCGGTATTGAAGGTGCCAGTGGCGTCGATACGCAGCGTCTGCTGCATTGCCTTGCCGCCCGTGCCCCCCAAAGCCTGATTCTGGTGCCGCAGTTGTTGCAGCTGTTGGTCGGCGCCACTGAACAGCACGCCTTCGCCCCCCAGTCATTGCGTTTTGCTGCCGTGGGTGGCGCACGCGTCTCGCAAGACTTGCTGCATCGTGCCCAGCGCGTCGGCCTGCCCGTCTACGAAGGTTACGGTTTGTCCGAATGCGCTTCGGTAGTGTGCCTCAATCGACCAGGCGCACAACGCCTTGGCAGTGTTGGCAAGCCCCTCCCACACGTCCAGGTGCGGTTGGCTGAGGATGGTGAAGTGCTGATCAAGGGTTCAGCCTTGCTCGGCTATCTGGGGGAGGCTGCCGTGGCCGATCCGTGGTGGCCCAGCGGCGATCTCGGCGAGTTCGACCCGGAAGGCTTCCTCTACCTAAAAGGCCGTAAAAAGCATCAGTTTGTCACCAGTTTCGGGCGCAACGTCAATCCGGAGTGGGTAGAAGCGGAGCTCACTCAGCGGCGCCACATCGCCCAGGCTTTCGTGTACGGCGAATCGCTGCCACACAACCATGCGCTGCTGTGGCCCTGTCGCTCGGACTGCTCCGACGCGGAGCTGGCTGATGCCGTGGACCAAGCCAACGACGCCTTGCCCGACTATGCCCGCGTGCATCACTGGTCACGCCTGCCCCACCCCTTCACCGCAGCCAATGGCTTGCTCACTGCCAATGGCCGCCCCCGCCGCGACGCCATCGTTGCGATGTTTCGCGCACAACTGACCGAATCCGCCGTATCCGAGGAGTCTGCACCATGA
- a CDS encoding TenA family transcriptional regulator yields MSFFDTLQDATQPQRQALFSVPIIVDALAGKVSLESYRAFLAQAYYHVRHTVPLMMACGARLPSRLEWLRKAVCEYIEEEYGHEQWVLNDIAACGGNRDAVRDGQPSLPIELMVSFLYDLIARGNPVGLFGMVNVLEGTSIALATHAADSIRQRLALPESAFSYLSSHGSLDIEHMQTYRTLMNQLQDPADQAAVIHASNVVYRLYTDMFRGLPRNAEAHHAAA; encoded by the coding sequence ATGAGTTTTTTCGACACCCTTCAAGACGCCACACAGCCGCAACGCCAAGCGCTGTTCTCTGTGCCGATTATTGTCGATGCATTGGCAGGCAAGGTCAGCCTTGAAAGCTATCGGGCATTTCTTGCACAAGCCTACTATCACGTCCGGCACACAGTGCCCCTGATGATGGCTTGTGGCGCGCGTCTACCCAGCCGCCTCGAATGGCTGCGTAAAGCAGTGTGCGAGTACATTGAAGAAGAGTATGGCCATGAACAGTGGGTGCTCAACGATATAGCCGCTTGCGGCGGTAACCGTGATGCGGTGCGCGACGGCCAGCCTTCATTGCCCATCGAGCTGATGGTGAGCTTTTTGTACGACCTGATTGCCCGAGGCAACCCGGTAGGGCTGTTCGGCATGGTCAACGTGCTCGAAGGCACCAGCATTGCCTTGGCCACGCACGCGGCAGACAGTATCCGCCAGCGCCTGGCGCTACCAGAAAGCGCCTTCAGCTATTTAAGCTCCCACGGTTCATTGGACATCGAGCATATGCAGACCTACCGCACGCTGATGAACCAGCTACAAGACCCCGCAGATCAAGCGGCCGTTATCCATGCTTCAAACGTTGTCTACCGGCTGTACACCGATATGTTTCGAGGCTTGCCTCGAAATGCGGAGGCTCACCATGCAGCTGCGTGA
- a CDS encoding SDR family oxidoreductase: MQLRDARVVLTGASGGIGQAIASRLCAAGARLLAVSRHQKTLMPLLERYPQHLCWVAADLTNDTDRRKVLAAVQAIGGLDLLINAAGINHFAMLDQLDDHDIDALLSVNISAPICLTKLLLPLLKQADNAMVVNVGSTYGSIGYPGYASYCASKFALRGFSEALRRELADTRVGVLYVAPRATHTSMNSPAAQALNDALKASVDDPQAVAAAVIHAIAGDRTTLYLGWPERFFVRLNSLLPNLVDRSLRKQLPLIRRLSTKTDNEHLKP; this comes from the coding sequence ATGCAGCTGCGTGATGCTCGCGTGGTGTTGACCGGTGCCAGTGGCGGCATCGGGCAAGCCATCGCCAGCAGGCTGTGCGCCGCCGGCGCCCGGCTGCTGGCCGTGTCGCGCCATCAGAAAACCCTGATGCCGTTGCTGGAGCGCTATCCCCAGCACCTGTGCTGGGTGGCCGCCGACCTGACCAATGACACTGATCGGCGCAAGGTGCTGGCCGCCGTCCAGGCTATTGGCGGCCTCGACTTGCTGATCAACGCTGCCGGGATCAACCACTTCGCCATGCTTGACCAGCTGGATGACCATGACATCGACGCCCTCTTGAGCGTCAACATCAGCGCGCCAATCTGTCTGACCAAGTTGCTGCTGCCATTGCTCAAACAGGCCGACAACGCCATGGTGGTCAACGTCGGGTCAACCTATGGCTCGATCGGTTACCCTGGCTACGCCAGCTACTGCGCCAGCAAGTTTGCCCTTCGCGGTTTTTCCGAAGCCCTGCGCCGTGAACTTGCCGACACCCGCGTCGGCGTCCTTTATGTTGCACCCCGCGCCACCCATACCTCAATGAACAGCCCGGCCGCCCAGGCGCTCAACGATGCACTCAAGGCCAGTGTTGATGACCCCCAGGCGGTAGCGGCGGCGGTGATCCACGCCATTGCCGGTGACCGCACCACGCTGTATCTGGGCTGGCCTGAGCGCTTTTTTGTACGCCTGAACAGCCTGCTCCCCAACCTGGTGGATCGCAGCCTGCGCAAACAGCTGCCGCTGATCCGTCGCCTGAGCACCAAAACCGACAATGAGCACCTCAAACCATGA
- a CDS encoding tetratricopeptide repeat protein: MKNFIACLLLGALSQSVWALDNADQQRLNDIQQGWAHIQYEVPESQRVAAFEQLAIKTSSFTHDRPALAEAWIWSGIVTSSWAGAQGGLGALGKVKDAKEDLEKALTLDPAALQGSAYTSLAALYDRVPGWPIGFGDADKAEQLLQKALQLNPNGIDSLYFWGDHLYREQRYTEARTALQKALQAAPRQGRESADAGRRKEISALLADVNKKLN; encoded by the coding sequence ATGAAAAACTTTATTGCCTGCCTACTGCTCGGCGCCTTGAGCCAAAGTGTCTGGGCGCTCGATAATGCCGATCAGCAACGGCTCAATGATATCCAGCAAGGCTGGGCACACATTCAATATGAAGTGCCGGAATCGCAGCGCGTGGCGGCTTTCGAGCAGTTGGCAATAAAAACATCATCGTTTACCCATGACCGTCCAGCGCTGGCGGAAGCCTGGATCTGGTCCGGGATCGTCACCAGCAGTTGGGCCGGGGCCCAGGGTGGGCTTGGCGCCCTTGGCAAGGTCAAGGATGCCAAGGAGGATCTGGAAAAAGCCCTGACCCTGGACCCCGCTGCCTTGCAAGGCTCAGCCTATACCAGCCTGGCGGCACTCTACGACAGGGTTCCCGGCTGGCCGATCGGCTTCGGTGATGCCGACAAGGCCGAGCAATTGCTGCAGAAAGCGTTGCAACTCAACCCCAACGGCATCGATAGCCTATATTTCTGGGGTGACCACCTTTACCGTGAACAGCGCTACACCGAAGCCAGAACTGCGCTGCAAAAGGCGCTGCAAGCGGCTCCTCGCCAAGGCCGCGAAAGTGCCGACGCCGGGCGGCGCAAAGAAATTTCCGCACTGTTGGCGGACGTTAACAAGAAACTCAACTGA
- a CDS encoding response regulator, with the protein MRLLLIEDDIALGEGIHQALGREGYTVDWLKDGSSALHAMLSETFDLAVLDLGLPRMDGFEVLRRLRASGAKLPVLILTARDATEDRIAGLDAGADDYLIKPFDLAELKARLRALLRRSAGRAQMVIEHAGISLNPGTQQVSYRGLPVALTPKEYQLLHELLSPPGRVMTRDHLTQLLYGWNEEAESNTLEVHIHHLRKKFSTDLIRTVRGVGYLVEERR; encoded by the coding sequence GTGCGTTTACTACTGATCGAGGATGATATCGCCCTCGGCGAAGGCATTCATCAGGCGTTGGGACGTGAGGGCTATACCGTCGACTGGCTCAAGGACGGCAGTAGCGCCCTGCACGCCATGCTCAGCGAGACGTTCGACCTTGCCGTGCTCGACCTTGGGTTGCCACGCATGGACGGGTTCGAAGTCCTGCGGCGGCTGCGCGCCAGTGGCGCCAAGCTGCCAGTGCTGATCCTTACTGCACGTGATGCCACTGAAGACCGCATCGCCGGTCTGGACGCCGGAGCCGACGACTACCTGATCAAACCGTTCGACCTGGCCGAATTGAAGGCGCGCCTGCGCGCCTTGCTACGCCGCAGTGCGGGACGTGCACAGATGGTCATCGAACATGCCGGGATCAGCTTGAATCCCGGTACGCAACAGGTCAGCTATCGGGGCCTTCCGGTGGCACTGACCCCCAAGGAATACCAGTTGCTGCATGAACTGTTGTCACCTCCCGGGCGCGTGATGACCCGCGATCATCTGACCCAATTGTTGTATGGCTGGAACGAAGAAGCTGAAAGCAACACCCTTGAAGTACACATCCATCACCTGCGCAAAAAGTTCTCTACCGACCTGATCCGTACCGTTCGCGGCGTAGGGTATCTGGTGGAGGAGCGTCGATGA
- a CDS encoding ATP-binding protein, whose protein sequence is MTSIRRRTLTLIIGLMFLGFAVISVLNLHDSNHEITEVYDAQLAQNARLLQGVMRMPLANKEYATLYKAFNSALAEAVPKVDGHPYESKIAFQVWSGDGEILVHTTSAPTLSAAPDKPGFSDVVDVNNRHWRAFVLEDKQNGMRIWVGERDDVRDDLVERIVRHTLWPNVLGSLILAAMVWLAIGWGLKPLADMAAILRARHSGSLEPLQLTPLPSELEPMQAALNRMLAHIQEVLGRERRFIADAAHEMRTPLAVLKVHAQNLMEAQTEESRRESLAHLIAGVDRTSRLVNQLLTLARIEPQSAMPVPSPTDLAACVRDSLAQLTPWVLSKGLELVFDVDDGVYPLRVDPTVINIALNNLVTNAANFSPPQGQITVRLSKDADHYTLTVEDEGPGIEASEHSRLLERFYSRGNDQGAGLGLAIVKRIADRLGGQISLENRPQGGMRATLDLPCP, encoded by the coding sequence ATGACGTCAATCCGGCGTCGCACCCTCACACTGATCATTGGCCTGATGTTCCTGGGGTTCGCCGTGATCAGCGTGCTCAATCTTCACGACAGCAATCACGAAATCACAGAGGTCTACGACGCTCAGCTGGCACAGAACGCACGGCTATTGCAGGGCGTCATGCGTATGCCCCTGGCCAACAAGGAATATGCCACGCTCTATAAAGCGTTCAACTCGGCGTTGGCCGAGGCGGTGCCAAAGGTCGACGGACACCCTTATGAAAGCAAGATCGCGTTCCAGGTCTGGAGCGGCGACGGCGAGATTCTGGTGCACACAACCAGTGCGCCGACACTGTCGGCAGCCCCTGACAAGCCCGGCTTCAGCGATGTTGTGGATGTCAACAATCGCCATTGGCGCGCGTTCGTACTGGAAGACAAACAAAACGGCATGCGCATTTGGGTGGGCGAACGCGACGACGTCCGCGATGACCTGGTCGAGCGTATCGTACGCCATACCTTGTGGCCCAACGTGCTGGGCAGCTTGATCCTTGCGGCCATGGTCTGGCTTGCCATTGGCTGGGGGCTCAAGCCGTTGGCGGACATGGCCGCCATCCTCCGCGCCCGCCACAGTGGGTCGCTCGAGCCCCTGCAACTGACACCCCTGCCGAGCGAGCTGGAGCCGATGCAGGCCGCGCTCAATCGCATGCTGGCGCACATTCAGGAAGTGCTTGGGCGAGAGCGTCGCTTTATTGCCGATGCAGCACACGAAATGCGTACACCCTTGGCCGTGCTAAAGGTGCATGCACAGAACTTGATGGAAGCACAAACCGAAGAAAGTCGACGCGAATCACTGGCGCATCTGATTGCCGGTGTTGATCGTACCAGCCGATTGGTCAATCAGTTGCTGACCTTGGCCCGCATCGAACCGCAGTCGGCGATGCCTGTGCCGTCGCCCACTGACCTTGCCGCCTGCGTTCGCGACAGCCTTGCCCAATTGACCCCCTGGGTATTGAGCAAAGGACTGGAACTGGTATTCGACGTCGACGATGGCGTGTATCCGCTCAGGGTAGATCCAACGGTCATCAACATTGCATTGAACAATCTGGTGACCAACGCTGCCAACTTTTCTCCGCCCCAAGGGCAAATCACCGTGCGCCTGAGCAAAGATGCTGATCACTACACGCTGACAGTGGAAGACGAAGGGCCGGGAATCGAGGCGTCTGAGCACAGCCGATTGCTAGAGCGCTTCTACAGCCGCGGAAACGACCAGGGCGCAGGGTTGGGATTGGCGATCGTAAAGCGGATTGCTGACCGTCTGGGTGGTCAGATAAGCCTTGAAAATCGCCCGCAGGGTGGCATGCGTGCAACGTTGGACCTCCCCTGCCCGTAG
- a CDS encoding GNAT family N-acetyltransferase, translated as MAPVQSTAQSPSISAFAPEAGEHWIEPLKEGGHVLIRPLRAEDREREKAFIMRLSPESRHFRFLCQIKEPGEAMLDQLMTVDQREHMAYVALAHVNGELQEVGISRYAACAEPGECECAVTVDDQWQHRGLGSLLLGHLIDKARANGYTTMYSIDSAANTAMYELARELGFSTTRDPDDNCQVIHRLSLT; from the coding sequence ATGGCGCCTGTTCAATCCACTGCACAATCCCCTTCCATCTCCGCCTTTGCGCCTGAAGCAGGCGAACACTGGATCGAGCCGCTGAAAGAAGGCGGACATGTTCTCATCAGGCCTCTGCGTGCCGAGGATCGCGAGCGAGAAAAAGCCTTTATCATGCGTCTTTCACCCGAGTCGCGACACTTTCGCTTCCTGTGCCAGATCAAGGAGCCTGGAGAGGCCATGCTTGATCAGTTGATGACCGTCGATCAGCGCGAGCATATGGCCTATGTCGCGTTGGCCCACGTCAATGGCGAACTGCAGGAGGTGGGAATCAGCCGCTATGCCGCGTGCGCCGAGCCCGGTGAATGTGAATGCGCCGTAACCGTTGATGATCAGTGGCAACATCGCGGCCTGGGCTCGCTGCTGCTTGGCCACCTGATCGACAAGGCACGGGCCAATGGCTACACAACGATGTATTCAATCGACTCCGCTGCCAATACGGCGATGTACGAACTGGCCCGCGAGCTTGGCTTTTCGACCACCCGTGACCCGGACGACAACTGCCAGGTCATCCATCGCCTTTCATTGACTTGA
- a CDS encoding MBL fold metallo-hydrolase RNA specificity domain-containing protein: MQLTFLGATGTVTGSKYLLEHNAKRVLIDCGLFQGYKQLRLRNWQSLPLPAGQIDAVVLTHAHLDHSGYLPVLVRNGFRGPIYATAATCELARILLLDSGRLQEEEADYANHRGYSRHHPAQALYTEEEAKQALALLRSLELHHHVEIIEGLKVYLRSAGHILGAATVEVQAQGQTLVFSGDLGRPNDPIMKAPEVIEHADILLVESTYGDRQHPKASPEQYLADVINQTLLRHGITLVPSFAVGRAQLLMYYLYALKKAHLIPDVPVYLNSPMASDTTALYQRFHREHRLSAQTCAAMCQSTHIIRTVDESRDLDQLRDPAVIIAASGMATGGRVLHHLKALAPNPRNSLLFSGFQAGGTRGADIIAGARTIRMHGQDVPIRAQVFAMESLSAHADADEIMQWLRGFKQPPRHTFVVHGEPHAADTLRRRISVEFGWSVSVPEHLETVSLNTDAPEPRVKTGRFAI; this comes from the coding sequence ATGCAGCTCACTTTTCTTGGTGCAACAGGTACGGTTACCGGTAGCAAGTATTTGCTTGAGCACAATGCTAAGCGGGTACTCATCGATTGTGGCTTGTTCCAGGGTTACAAGCAGCTGCGCTTGCGCAACTGGCAATCACTGCCCTTACCGGCAGGCCAAATCGATGCCGTTGTGCTGACCCATGCCCACCTGGATCACAGCGGGTATTTACCCGTACTGGTTCGCAACGGTTTTCGCGGGCCGATTTACGCAACAGCGGCCACGTGCGAGCTGGCCAGAATCCTGCTGCTCGACAGTGGTCGGCTTCAGGAAGAAGAAGCCGACTATGCCAACCACCGGGGCTATTCCAGGCACCATCCTGCCCAAGCGCTTTACACCGAAGAGGAGGCCAAGCAGGCCCTTGCATTACTGCGGTCGCTGGAGCTGCACCATCACGTTGAGATCATCGAGGGGCTGAAGGTCTACCTGCGTTCAGCCGGTCACATTCTCGGTGCGGCAACGGTTGAGGTGCAGGCGCAAGGGCAAACCCTGGTGTTTTCCGGGGACCTCGGACGCCCCAATGACCCCATCATGAAAGCGCCAGAGGTGATTGAGCACGCCGACATTCTTCTTGTTGAGTCCACATATGGCGATCGACAGCACCCCAAAGCGTCGCCAGAGCAGTACCTGGCCGATGTCATTAATCAAACGCTGTTACGCCATGGCATCACCTTGGTGCCGTCATTTGCCGTTGGTCGGGCTCAATTGTTGATGTATTACCTATATGCGCTGAAAAAGGCGCATCTGATTCCGGATGTTCCGGTCTACCTAAACAGTCCAATGGCCTCGGATACTACGGCGCTGTATCAACGTTTTCACCGTGAGCATCGTCTGTCTGCTCAGACGTGTGCAGCGATGTGCCAAAGCACGCACATCATCCGCACTGTCGACGAATCCAGAGACCTTGACCAGCTTCGCGATCCCGCAGTGATCATCGCCGCCAGCGGCATGGCAACCGGTGGCCGGGTGTTGCATCACCTCAAGGCACTGGCCCCCAATCCACGCAATAGCTTGCTCTTCTCCGGTTTTCAGGCCGGTGGTACGCGCGGTGCGGACATCATTGCCGGCGCACGGACAATCCGTATGCACGGTCAGGATGTTCCAATACGTGCCCAGGTGTTTGCCATGGAGAGCCTGTCGGCGCATGCCGATGCTGACGAGATCATGCAATGGCTGCGCGGCTTCAAGCAGCCCCCGCGGCACACCTTTGTCGTACATGGTGAACCCCATGCAGCCGATACGTTGCGCCGTCGTATCAGTGTGGAGTTTGGTTGGTCGGTTTCAGTGCCCGAACACCTTGAAACCGTCTCACTCAACACCGACGCACCTGAGCCGCGAGTGAAAACAGGCAGGTTCGCAATCTGA
- a CDS encoding universal stress protein, translating to MSQYQQLLLLARDVDLASPAAHRARALAKATGAGLHVLGLFEPQGVSNWREEKEVEKQIAEQFSLYRDRLSEGVERLRADHAGTTSQAILSDNPAQDALDYLFELGPDMVIKDTEDVSTLKRMFGSSFDSQLLRESPVPVHLVPAGCKAVPTVILAAVDTALLSHKNGFNHAIIRTAIAMALQCDAQLHLVHAYDISPVFVPDATATLDWVEEFIAALREPFDELADAYGVAAQCRHFVQGAPVAVIGDTVLKLAVDVVVMGVVQPKGLGKLLGDTTERMVSSGLCAVLAVKPGTARGDAATG from the coding sequence ATGAGTCAGTACCAACAACTGTTGTTGCTGGCACGGGATGTCGATTTGGCCTCTCCTGCAGCGCACCGCGCCAGGGCTCTGGCTAAAGCGACGGGTGCAGGTTTGCATGTCCTGGGTTTGTTTGAGCCCCAGGGCGTGAGCAACTGGCGGGAAGAAAAGGAGGTTGAAAAACAGATCGCCGAGCAGTTTTCACTGTATCGCGACCGGTTGTCCGAAGGGGTGGAGCGATTACGTGCTGACCATGCCGGTACAACCAGCCAGGCCATACTGAGCGATAATCCGGCCCAGGACGCGCTTGACTACCTGTTCGAGCTTGGCCCCGACATGGTCATTAAAGATACTGAAGACGTTTCAACGCTCAAACGAATGTTTGGGTCGTCGTTCGATTCTCAGCTATTGCGCGAGAGCCCGGTACCGGTTCACCTCGTCCCGGCGGGTTGCAAGGCTGTGCCCACGGTAATTCTGGCTGCGGTTGATACCGCGCTTTTGTCGCACAAGAACGGCTTCAACCACGCCATCATCCGCACAGCCATCGCCATGGCGCTGCAGTGCGATGCTCAGTTGCACCTGGTGCATGCCTATGACATTTCGCCAGTTTTTGTTCCGGACGCCACTGCGACACTCGACTGGGTTGAAGAGTTCATAGCGGCATTGCGCGAGCCTTTTGACGAGCTCGCCGATGCCTACGGTGTTGCTGCGCAGTGTCGACACTTTGTGCAAGGTGCACCGGTCGCTGTCATTGGCGACACGGTGCTTAAGCTTGCGGTTGATGTCGTGGTCATGGGGGTAGTGCAACCTAAAGGCTTGGGCAAACTGCTCGGCGATACGACAGAGCGGATGGTGAGCTCGGGGCTGTGCGCAGTTCTGGCGGTCAAGCCCGGCACCGCCAGGGGCGATGCCGCCACCGGTTGA
- a CDS encoding GNAT family N-acetyltransferase yields MSNDLDNRGLCQEHWIESLNDGTAVLIRPLSESDHERDHQFVGQVPYESRRFRFLAGFSSEAHSLFEQLADVDYRRRMAYVALVHDNGQLRQIGESRYAAVPGSKNCECAVAVNAPWQRKGLGRLLMNHLINAARSNGYACMISHDMSNNYGMHRLAKALGFSSRYLAGDVSEIIHELDLQR; encoded by the coding sequence ATGAGTAACGATCTCGACAACCGCGGGCTATGTCAGGAACACTGGATTGAATCGTTGAATGACGGCACTGCCGTGCTGATTCGGCCGCTGAGCGAGTCGGACCATGAGCGGGATCATCAGTTCGTCGGGCAAGTGCCCTACGAGTCGCGGCGCTTTCGCTTCCTGGCTGGCTTTAGTAGCGAGGCACATTCGCTTTTTGAGCAGTTGGCAGATGTGGACTACCGTCGACGTATGGCCTATGTCGCGTTGGTGCATGACAATGGTCAACTGCGCCAGATCGGCGAGAGCCGCTATGCCGCTGTCCCCGGCAGCAAGAACTGCGAGTGTGCCGTTGCCGTCAACGCGCCTTGGCAGCGAAAGGGCCTGGGCAGGTTATTGATGAATCACCTGATCAACGCTGCGCGCAGTAATGGTTATGCCTGCATGATTTCACATGATATGTCCAACAACTATGGCATGCATCGACTTGCCAAGGCGCTCGGTTTTTCATCGCGCTACCTGGCCGGCGACGTCAGTGAAATCATTCATGAGCTGGATCTGCAACGGTAA
- a CDS encoding universal stress protein, giving the protein MSDYQRLLFIAPTLMQHTDAFDRAAALAKAKGIALHILAFDYLEGLATAGLMNEQALTAMRQAYVEKHREWLETQAAPLRRNGLTVTTEVVWVNNVLDEIQIHLKEQPFAMVVKDLEHESRLMRAMFTTLDVRLLRECSVPLHFVDKASHAMPRKVLAAVDLSRPEDQFQGFNDRLINEALKLAMQCKAQVEILYAYDMTSMQTDAENLGHKSFWFGSNLAESLHEAQSEAFRELTERNGIEPEACHMVMGDPAKVLTIFCEAQGIDIVVMGRIHHRGLAKYVGSTVERVLYKMPSSVLVITPQAPTV; this is encoded by the coding sequence ATGTCTGACTATCAACGCTTGTTGTTCATAGCCCCCACTTTGATGCAGCACACTGACGCCTTCGACCGTGCTGCTGCCTTGGCAAAAGCCAAAGGTATTGCATTGCATATCCTGGCTTTTGATTACCTGGAAGGGCTCGCCACCGCTGGGCTGATGAATGAACAGGCGCTAACGGCGATGCGTCAGGCCTATGTCGAAAAGCACCGTGAGTGGCTGGAAACCCAAGCCGCACCGCTGCGTCGGAACGGGCTTACGGTCACCACAGAAGTAGTCTGGGTGAACAATGTCCTCGACGAAATCCAGATCCATCTCAAGGAACAGCCATTTGCGATGGTGGTTAAGGATTTGGAGCATGAGTCGCGCTTGATGCGGGCGATGTTTACGACGCTTGATGTGCGCCTGCTACGGGAGTGCTCGGTACCCTTGCATTTTGTCGACAAGGCCAGCCACGCCATGCCGCGCAAGGTACTTGCTGCCGTGGATCTGTCACGCCCCGAGGACCAGTTCCAAGGGTTCAACGACCGCCTCATCAATGAAGCATTGAAATTGGCCATGCAGTGCAAGGCCCAGGTAGAGATCCTTTATGCCTACGACATGACGTCCATGCAAACGGATGCAGAAAACCTTGGGCATAAATCGTTCTGGTTTGGCTCAAATCTTGCCGAAAGCCTGCATGAAGCCCAGAGTGAAGCCTTCAGGGAACTGACCGAACGCAATGGCATTGAGCCGGAGGCGTGTCATATGGTCATGGGTGACCCGGCAAAAGTCTTGACGATTTTTTGCGAGGCTCAAGGCATCGACATCGTTGTCATGGGGCGAATTCATCACCGTGGCCTGGCTAAGTACGTTGGCAGTACCGTCGAGCGGGTACTGTACAAAATGCCTAGCAGTGTACTGGTTATTACGCCACAAGCCCCTACGGTATGA